One Sinorhizobium arboris LMG 14919 genomic region harbors:
- a CDS encoding class I SAM-dependent methyltransferase, which produces MAIQRGTDPSNSDYGNVWSSVYDEFAILLNKAAELPFVVEFIRSYAPGGIACELGVGNGHIAIPLSARGVKVFGIDNSTRMIASLKEKTDRVDAAVADMRDFTLPVEPDLVYCINQSFSFMLSQEDQLTCLAAVSRALRSGGLFIVHLNYPQTNDFSGSGIYGNQKTTVMHVDDGNIVVRFTRHERNEQITTSQDIWLAEGKMKTLPTRLRYVYPAELDLLCRIAGFSLVERFGGWRREPFDGSSWRYVSVYRKI; this is translated from the coding sequence ATGGCAATCCAACGTGGTACGGATCCGTCGAACAGTGACTATGGCAATGTCTGGAGTAGCGTTTACGACGAATTTGCGATTTTGCTGAACAAAGCCGCCGAACTCCCGTTCGTCGTTGAATTTATTAGGAGCTATGCCCCTGGCGGCATTGCCTGTGAGCTTGGCGTTGGCAATGGGCATATTGCCATACCCTTGTCGGCGCGAGGGGTGAAGGTATTCGGGATTGATAACTCCACGCGGATGATCGCCTCCCTAAAAGAAAAGACGGACCGTGTTGACGCCGCGGTCGCCGATATGCGGGACTTTACATTGCCCGTGGAGCCAGATCTCGTCTACTGCATCAACCAGTCTTTCTCCTTCATGCTGTCACAGGAAGATCAGTTGACATGTCTCGCCGCAGTTTCCCGTGCCCTACGAAGCGGCGGCCTATTCATCGTTCACCTCAATTATCCTCAGACGAACGATTTCTCCGGTTCCGGAATATATGGCAACCAGAAGACGACCGTCATGCACGTCGATGACGGCAACATAGTCGTTCGCTTCACGCGGCATGAGCGCAACGAGCAGATCACGACCTCGCAGGATATCTGGCTCGCCGAAGGAAAGATGAAAACGCTGCCGACACGCCTGCGCTACGTTTACCCGGCGGAACTGGATTTGCTGTGTCGCATCGCTGGATTTTCTTTGGTGGAACGCTTCGGTGGCTGGCGTCGCGAGCCCTTCGACGGTTCGTCGTGGCGCTACGTTTCAGTCTACCGCAAAATTTGA